The following is a genomic window from Saprospiraceae bacterium.
TGATAATGATTCGGTAATTGAGCAATTAAAAATAACAGATATCACTGGACGCATAATAATTAGTCCGACCCCATCATCACATGTTATAGACATATCAGCTTTGAAACCGGGAACATATACTTTGATGGCGGTCACTAATTCAAGACTTAAAGTTGGAAAATTTGTTAAAATCTAAATAGAACATTTTATTTCTTAGTACCATATATTTGGGTGTAATTTTGAATATTTTCTGATTTACACATTTTAGCAAAGAAAATGCGACATCGCTTTGAATACAAGCAATTTTAATGTTGTTAATCCGATTGTGCATGCGAACAGTTATGCTGTGCACGTGAACAAATATAAAATATTTGTAAAAATATTTTTCATTTAATTCAAACATTATTACATTTGACGCAGCATTTTGTGTTAACGTTACGTTAAGTAGTGTAGGCGACAACAGGAAGTGACTCTTTAATTTTTGTAATTGATTAGAAGTCAATTAATTGTATTTTGTAAAATCTTTTTAATCATCAAATATTAACAATTAAAATTCATTAAAGCATGACAAAACTTTTTATGCAAAATTTGGCGGACAAAGTTTTTCGTTTTGATAAAGCGAAAACTTTTGTTTCATGTCTGATGATGGTGATGGCAACATTGAGTATCAACGCTCAGATGGTATCAGGTACTATCACATCAGACAAAGATGGCTCTCCATTGATCGGAGCGTCAGTACTCGAAAAAGGTACTTCAAATGGTACCATCACGGATGTAGACGGTAATTTCAGTCTGAAACTGACCAAGACACCAGCTGTACTTGAGGTTTCTTACATTGGTTTTACCACTCAGGATATCAATGTTACAGGTACTGAGTCAGGACTTACAGTATCATTGACTGAAGGTACAGCCTTAGAAGAAGTCGTAGTGACAGCCTTTGGTATGAACAGAGCGAAAAAAGCACTTCCATTTTCCGTAACCCAGTTGGGTGGAGAAAAATTTCAGGAGGTAAGAACAGCCAATGTAGGTAACGCACTTACCGGTAAGATTGCAGGTGTTAGCGTCGCACCACCAGCTTCAGGAGCTGCAGGATCTACCAGAGTGGTGATTCGTGGTGGGTCTAATTTAGGTGGAAATGACCAGCCTCTTTACGTCATCAATGGAGTGCCAATGGAAAGCGGCAACTTTGGTCAGGCAGGACTTTGGGGTGGTAATGATGGTGGTGACGGATTGTCAGCAATCAATCCTGATGATATTGAGAGTATGTCTGTTCTAAAAGGAAATACCGCAGCAGCACTCTATGGTGCAAGAGCAGCAAATGGTGTGATACTCATAACCACAAAATCCGGTAAAGCCAGAAAAGGTATGGGCATCCAGTTCAATTCCAATATTACAACGGATAAGGCAATAGACAGGACTGATTTCCAAAATCAATATGGACAAGGTATCGATGGTAAAAAACCAACAACACAAATGGAAGCTTTAGATAACTCCAGCTTTGCTTGGGGTTCAAAATTTGACGGTAGCCAGGTAGTGCAGTTTGATGGAAAAACCAGACCGTACTCCCACCTTGGTGAAAACATCAATGATTTCTACAGAACTGGGGCTACTTACAACAATTCTTTGGCATTCAGTGGCGGTAATGAAACAGGTACATATCGTCTGGCCCTATCTGATTTGAGCAATTCTGACATCATGCCCAATGCAAGTTTCAGAAGACATACTGCCAATCTGAGTATCAATAGTCAGATGAAAAAGTTAACACTGAACTTAACCACTCAATATACATTCCAAAATGTCAAAAACAGACCAAGACTTTCAGATTCTCCGGGTAATGCAAACTTTACTGTAACCACCAAAGCGGGTAATATACCTTACAGCGTAATAAAAGGAGAAACGGACAAGTTTGGTGCTCTTGCTGATGGAACAGAACTAAGATATCAAGGTAATACTTTTGCAACAAACCCTTATTGGGCTGCATATCAGTTCTTCAGAAGCGATATAACCAACAGGTTGCTCGGAAATGCATCTGCAAGATATGATCTCACTGACTGGTTGTATGTGATGGGTAGAGTAGGTACAGATCTTACCAACAGGGATGCTGCAAGCAGCGAAGCATACGGTACAGCATACAAAGCACGAGGAGATTATAATGAGAGTTTCCAAAATGTAAGACAAGACAATTTTGACATCTTCGTAGGTGGTGAGAAAAAGTTTGGATTGATTTCTCTGGATTATATGGCTGGAGGGACCAAATCAAGAACATATAATGAAACAAAAGGTGGCGGTGGAAACAACCTGGTAGTACCATTCGTCCATAGTGTAAGAAATGTGGAAGCCCCAACCGTTAATTATGGATACAGCGCATTTGGTACAAACTCTATTTTTGGACAAGCCAATATTGGATACAATTCATGGTTATATTTAAATCTTACCGGTCGTCAGGATCAGTTCTCTACACTTCCTAAAGAAAACAATACTTTATTCTACCCATCTGCTGGTGTGAGTGCAATATTGTCAGAAGCAGTGAAGCTACCTTCATTATTTTCTTTTGCAAAGGTAAGAGCCTCATGGGCGCAGGTAGGTGGTGGTGCACCTAATCCCTATGCACTTGGACTTACTTACAATTTAGTAGGAACAGGTCATGATGGTGCTAACCTGGCACAAATTTCTCAAGGCTCAATTCCAAACCAGGGGCTTAAACCTTACACATCCACTGAGTTAGAGATCGGAGCGGATATGAGGTTTTTAGATAACAGATTCGGATTGGATATTGCCTACTACAGCAGAAAGACTACAGATGACATCCTTGCAGCAGGTATTTCAGCTACTTCAGGATTTGGAAGCACTTTGGTCAATATCGGGGAGCTATCCAATAAAGGAGTTGAATTATTACTATCTGCAAACATCATCAGAAATGATAACTTTACCTGGGATGCATCTCTTAACTTTGCAAATAACATAAGCAAAGCCATTAATTTAGGAAAAAATGCAAAAGGTGAAGACATTCAATTGATCAATTTGGAAGAATCCAGAGTCCGTCAGGGCGAAAGAGTCAGAAATATAGTAGGACAACCGATCGGAACACTTGTAGGATGGAAACACAGAACTAATGCTCAGGGTGTAAAAGTATATGATGAAAACGGATATCCTGTAAAAAGTGCTGATGTTGAAATCCTTGGTACAGGTATACATCCAACTTCAGCCGGTCTATCCAATTCATTCAGTTATAAAGGTTTCAACCTTTCTTTCCTGATCGATATGCGTGCAGGAGGTAAAATATTTTCAGGAACTAACTGGTTGGCTTACAGATGGGGTCTGCATCAGGAAACATTGGAAGGAAGAGATGGCACTCTGAAAGTGAGTGGAGTATTAGCTGATGGTACTACTCCTATCAATGTGACCATACCTGCTGATAAAGTAGATAACTATTGGTCAAGATATTCAGATATCACTGAGTACCTTACTTATGATGCTTCTTATGGTAAATTGAGAGAATTATCATTTGGTTACAGAATACCGGCAAGTGTATTGTCAAAAACTCCATTTGAGTCGTTATCACTTTCGATAGTAGGTCGTAACCTGGCACTTTTATGGTCAAATGTTCCAAACATTGATCCTGAATCTGCTTATAATTCATCAGGTGCAGCTCAGGGTCTTGAATTTTTTGCAATGCCATTGACAAGAAACTTTGGTATCAATCTTCAGGCCAATTTTTAAGACATATTATTTAATGTATAAAATAAAAAAAGACAATATGAAAAGTATATTTTTAAAGTTTTGCATGATTGCTTCGTTTATAGTTATGGTTGATTCATGCAGCAAAGATGCACTGGCCGACCTGAACGTCGATCCAAACGCAGTAACAGATATTGATATGCAGTATTTATTCACATTGGGTACACTCAGAGTAGGTGGTGAATATGAAAATACAAGGGCATTGATGCTATATGCAGCACCTATGATTCAGCACACAGCTTCTACAGCAGGTTATTTCAGTGGTGATAAATATTTTTACAATTCAGGATATAGTGGCGCCTACATGGAAAGACAATTTACGGATGTGATAAGATTGCTTTCTCAGGTTATTTCCAAAACAAACGGTGATGCAAAACAAGCGAACCTGAATGCTGCGGCCACTCTTGTGAGATCATTCAATATGCACAGAATGACAGACTTGTATGGAGATATTCCTTATACTCAGGCCGGATATGGATTGGAAAATCAGGAAAACTGGTTTCCTAAGTATGAGAATCAAAAAGATGTCTATACAGCCCTTGTAAAAGATGTAAAAGCCGCACGTGACAAATTAAACGCAGCTGGTGGAAGCCTTGGAAAACAAGACCCTATCTATGGTGGTGATATAGCAAAATGGAAAAAATTTGCCAATTCACTTTTAATGCGTATCGGTATGCGTATGCAAAAGAAAGATGAAGCAACCGGGAAGGCAGTTTTTACTGAAGCTTTTACTTCCGGTGGAATTACATCCAATGCAGATAATGGAACCATCAAGTATCTTGCTGGTCCTCAGGGAGTCAACAGAAATGGTTTGAATGACGGATACTGGAATACTTATAAATATTCAAATGACTGTAAACTAAGCAAAACATTTGTTGACTGGATGGTAACTAACAAAGATCCAAGATTGATGATTGTATCAGGTGGAACAGGCACTCCAGCAGACGATAAGACATGGAATGTAGATCCTGCTGCTCAAAAAGGTATGCCAAATGGATATACATCTGCTAACATCAAACCAGTGCTTTCTGCTGCAGATGCTGCTGCATTTGACAAAGATGGTAATAGAATCTTTTCAATGCTAAATCTTAAATATCTTGATTGGCAGGATCCTTATATCTTAATCACTGCTGCAGAGACTGAATTATTGTGTGCAGAGGCTGCAGTAAGAGGATGGATCACTACAAACGCTGAAACTCACTTCAACAATGGTGTCACTGCTGCTATCAACCAATGGACGGCTTTTGATCCATCATTTGCCAGATCGGCTGCAGATGTGACAACTTACATCTCCGGAAGAAAGTTTGCTGCGGCCAATACTGCCGACAGATTAAAATTGATTAGTGAAGAATATTGGGCAGCTACCTGGCTCGATGATATCGAAGCATGGAGCAACTGGAGAAGAACCGGTATTCCTGCATTGGTGCCTACAAAAGATCCAAACAGAGAAGAAGCTAATGAAATCCCTAGAAGACTCAGATACTGGGAAAGTGAAGCAGGTTCAAATCCAGCCAACTACAAAACCGCAGTAGACAGAATGGGTGGAGATAAGTTCATGACCAAAATGTGGTGGGATGGTGGTAATTAATCCACAACCTGTACATTAGTTAATATTATAAAGCCGGGCAATATTGTCCGGCTTTTTACTTTTAAGAAATTCCAATTTTTTAATTACCTTTGTACTTAAGAATCTTGAGATGATAATTTCATTTAAATGGCTATCATGCTGCATTGTTTTCATCCTGTACTTTAGCAGCAGTATTTTCCATCATATCGAAGGACAAAAATCATTTACTACCCTTACTCCTGCCCAATCAGGAATAATTTTCGAAAATACCTTACCCGAGACTCCTGATGCCAATATCATCACCTACGAATATTTTTACAATGGCGGAGGTGTTGCAGCCGGAGATTTCAACAATGACGGACTTGGGGACCTTTATTTTACGGCAAATTTGGCTGAAAATAAGTTATTTTTAAACCTGGGCAATTTCAAATTTAAGGATATCACAAAATCTTCAGGCGCTGGTGGGAAAAGAGGTTGGAAGACAGGAGTTTCTGTGGCTGATGTCAATGGTGATGGATTTTTGGATATATATGTTTGTTATTCCGGTGATGTGGACCCTCAGCACAGGCACAATCAGCTTTTTATCAACAATGGCAATCTCACCTTCACAGACAAATCAGCGCAGATGGGAGTGAATGATAGCGGACACACCACTCATGCTGCTTTTTTTGATATGGATCGCGATGGCGATTTGGATTTGTACGTCCTGAATCACAATATCAAAAATCTCAGAAACTTTGATGCCGCATTTGTCAAAAAGATGGTTGATCCGGATGCAGGCGATAGACTCTATGAAAATGTAAACGGAAAGTTTGTCAACATAACTCAAAAAGCCGGTATCATCTCCAATCCGCTTGGGTATGGACTGGGTGTCAATATTGCAGACATCAATAATGATGGCTGGCCGGATATTTATGTGACCAACGACTATGTCGAAGAGGACTATCTCTATTTGAACAATCAAAACAGTACATTTAAAGAGTGTCTGAAGGAGCAGATCAGCCATATATCCAATTTTTCTATGGGTGTGGATATTGCTGATATCAACAATGATGGCTGGCAGGATATCTTTACCTTGGATATGCTGCCTGAAGACAATATCAGACAAAAACTGCTCTATGCGCCTGACAATTATGAGCTATATAATAATATGGTACAAAATGGATTTCACCACCAACTTATGCGCAATATGTTGCAGATCAATAATGGTAATGGAACATTCAGCGAAGTGGGTCAGGTCGCTGGAATATCCAATACGGATTGGTCATGGTCAGCTTTATTTGCGGATTTTAATAATGACGGGCTCAAAGATTTATATGTGACCAATGGTTACGGAAGAGACATGATCAACAGGGATTTTATGAAGTTCTACGCATCCGAAAGGCTCAAACACCTGCAGGGAAAGACCGATACCAAAATGTTTAAGATGTTACAGACGATCAGATCTACTCCTTTAAGAAATTATATCTACGAAAATACCGGAAATTATACTTTTAAAGACAGATCAGTGGATTGGGGATTTGAGAAGCCTGATTTTTCGCATGGAGCGATCTATGCAGACCTGGACAATGATGGAGATCTGGATATCGTTGACAATAAGATGAATGCTCCGGCCGGAGTATATAGAAATAATTGTATAGAACAAAAGAAGGGTAATCAGTTTCTAAAAATAGCACTGATTGCCTCAGATAAAAATTCCCAAGCTATTGGTGCAAGGGTCACGATCTTTACTCCATCGGGCATCTTGATGCAGGAGAATTATCCGGTTCATGGTTTTCAGTCTTCCATGGCGGTGCCATTGCATTTTGGATTGAAAAGTGATAACATTGATTCCATCTCAGTGAGGTGGCCAGATGGAAATGTCCAATCACTCTATGACCTAAAAGGCCAAATTAATACAACTATTGTTATCAAAAAAATCAGTGGAAGAGTAGAAAAAATCGGGCAAAAAAACATGGATCCTATTTTTATAACTGACGATACAGCAATACCTTACATACATGGAGAATTAGCCAAAAATGACTTTAAGGTACAACCTCTGATGCCCGATATGATATCTTACAACGGTCCAAAAATGGCAATTGGCGATACCAATAAAGACAATCTGCAGGATATTTATTTTTGTGGTTCATCAGGAAAGGCTGGTGTCATGATGACTCAGAAAGGAGACGGGACATTTGCAGCCATATCTCAGCCGGACTTCAATACTGATGCCAGGTATGAAGATACCGATGCTGTATTTTTTGATGCGGATGGCGATGGTGACCTGGATTTGTATGTCGTCTCAGGAGGATTTTATGGAGGAGCATCTGATGAATTGCTCCAGGACAGATTTTATCTGAATGCTGGTGGCACTTTTTTTGCAAAACCAAGCCGAGTTCCTAAGGAAAATCACTCAGGTAGTGTTGCGATTCCAATGGATTTTGATGGGGACGGTGACCTGGATATATTTGTTGGCGGAAGAGTCGTACCGGGTAAGTTTCCGTTATCACCCGGAAGTTTATTATTGGTCAATGACGGTAAAGGTAACTTCACTGATGGAACCCAGCAGTATGCACCTGCTTTCAAGGAATTGGGAATGGTCACTGATGCCAAATGGGAAGATATCAATAAAGATGGTAAAAAAGAATTGATAGTAAGTGGTGATTGGATGCGATTGGAGGTTTTTTCTGTGGCCAATAACACTTTCAAAAAAGTCACTGAACAATATTTTGACAAATCATACTACGGTTGGTGGAAAACCATCGCACTGGCAGACATAGATAAAGATGGTGATCTGGATATCATTGCCGGCAATTGGGGCAGCAATGCTCAATTTAAACCTTCAGATAAAGAACCTATGGAGTTGTACTATGATGATTTTGATAAAAATGGATACTTAGACCCTATATTGAGTTATTATATACAGAGTAAATCACATCCTATGGCATCACGGGATGAGATGACTGATCAGATTGTTGGGTTAAGACAACGGTTTGTCACTTATGATGCGTATAGCAAGGCTTCGCTGGAAGATATTTTTTCGAAAGAACAGATTGAAAAATCACCAAAACTGACGGCCAATCATATGTCCACATCTCTGTTTTTGAATGATGGAGGAAATTTCAGATATACCCGACTGCCGGTTGAAGCCAATTTTTCACCTGTGTACAGCATAGTCAGTGAAGATTTTAACGGAGATGGACATATTGATGTTTTATTGGCTGGAAATGTAGAGCAAACCCGGATAAAGATAGGAAGAACAGACGCCAATATGGGTTGCCTGCTGGTAGGTGATTCGAAAGGCAATTTCAAATATATTCCACAGTTGCAATCCGGACTAAGCATCAAAGGTTGTGTCAGAAGTCTTGAAGTGATGACCGATGGAAAAAAAGAAAAGTTTATAGTTTCCGGCATCAATTCAGGGAAGGCATTGAAAATCACTTGGAAAAAATGAAAACAACACACTTAAGATTCATTATCTCAATCATTGCTTATTTAAATATAAGTTTGGTTTTTTGCCAAACTAAAAAGATAAAGCCTGCGGTAGAATATGTAACTACACTGAAAAATATCACAAATGTCATGGTCAATGATGTCACATCTCCTGTGGCTGCTGCCAGATATTATGGATATATCACACTTACGGCATATGAAGTACTTTCCGTATCAAACGCTTTGGATTATCCATCTATGTCTACGGTACTGAAGTTCCCGGAAATAAAGATTTCTGATGCAGTGGATATAAAAAAAATCGATCCAGCAATGGCTGTAAACCTTGCAATACTGAAGGCCGCTGAAAAATTACTTCCCTCAGGCCCTACACTTTCGGGTCAAATAAGTCAATATATAGAGAACTATCATGTACCTACAGGAAAATCAGAAACAGGAAAACATTCTGTGGCACTTGCAGGTGAAGTTGCCGACCATATCGTCAGATGGGCACGCACAGATGGTTTTCAACAATTAAATAACCTGGAAAGATATACTCCAAAATCTGATCCGGGTAACTGGAAACCCACCGCACCGGCATTTATGGCTCCTATAGAACCGCAATGGAGAACCATCAGACCATTTCTTATGGATTCAGCACAACAGTTCAAACCTAAGTTACCTGCTCCTTACAGCACAGAAAAAAACAGTTCATTTTATCAGCAAATGCTGGAAACGTATGAAGTAGGTAACAGAGCTGATAAAAAAGAGCAGGAAATAGCCAT
Proteins encoded in this region:
- a CDS encoding SusC/RagA family TonB-linked outer membrane protein encodes the protein MMVMATLSINAQMVSGTITSDKDGSPLIGASVLEKGTSNGTITDVDGNFSLKLTKTPAVLEVSYIGFTTQDINVTGTESGLTVSLTEGTALEEVVVTAFGMNRAKKALPFSVTQLGGEKFQEVRTANVGNALTGKIAGVSVAPPASGAAGSTRVVIRGGSNLGGNDQPLYVINGVPMESGNFGQAGLWGGNDGGDGLSAINPDDIESMSVLKGNTAAALYGARAANGVILITTKSGKARKGMGIQFNSNITTDKAIDRTDFQNQYGQGIDGKKPTTQMEALDNSSFAWGSKFDGSQVVQFDGKTRPYSHLGENINDFYRTGATYNNSLAFSGGNETGTYRLALSDLSNSDIMPNASFRRHTANLSINSQMKKLTLNLTTQYTFQNVKNRPRLSDSPGNANFTVTTKAGNIPYSVIKGETDKFGALADGTELRYQGNTFATNPYWAAYQFFRSDITNRLLGNASARYDLTDWLYVMGRVGTDLTNRDAASSEAYGTAYKARGDYNESFQNVRQDNFDIFVGGEKKFGLISLDYMAGGTKSRTYNETKGGGGNNLVVPFVHSVRNVEAPTVNYGYSAFGTNSIFGQANIGYNSWLYLNLTGRQDQFSTLPKENNTLFYPSAGVSAILSEAVKLPSLFSFAKVRASWAQVGGGAPNPYALGLTYNLVGTGHDGANLAQISQGSIPNQGLKPYTSTELEIGADMRFLDNRFGLDIAYYSRKTTDDILAAGISATSGFGSTLVNIGELSNKGVELLLSANIIRNDNFTWDASLNFANNISKAINLGKNAKGEDIQLINLEESRVRQGERVRNIVGQPIGTLVGWKHRTNAQGVKVYDENGYPVKSADVEILGTGIHPTSAGLSNSFSYKGFNLSFLIDMRAGGKIFSGTNWLAYRWGLHQETLEGRDGTLKVSGVLADGTTPINVTIPADKVDNYWSRYSDITEYLTYDASYGKLRELSFGYRIPASVLSKTPFESLSLSIVGRNLALLWSNVPNIDPESAYNSSGAAQGLEFFAMPLTRNFGINLQANF
- a CDS encoding SusD/RagB family nutrient-binding outer membrane lipoprotein, with amino-acid sequence MKSIFLKFCMIASFIVMVDSCSKDALADLNVDPNAVTDIDMQYLFTLGTLRVGGEYENTRALMLYAAPMIQHTASTAGYFSGDKYFYNSGYSGAYMERQFTDVIRLLSQVISKTNGDAKQANLNAAATLVRSFNMHRMTDLYGDIPYTQAGYGLENQENWFPKYENQKDVYTALVKDVKAARDKLNAAGGSLGKQDPIYGGDIAKWKKFANSLLMRIGMRMQKKDEATGKAVFTEAFTSGGITSNADNGTIKYLAGPQGVNRNGLNDGYWNTYKYSNDCKLSKTFVDWMVTNKDPRLMIVSGGTGTPADDKTWNVDPAAQKGMPNGYTSANIKPVLSAADAAAFDKDGNRIFSMLNLKYLDWQDPYILITAAETELLCAEAAVRGWITTNAETHFNNGVTAAINQWTAFDPSFARSAADVTTYISGRKFAAANTADRLKLISEEYWAATWLDDIEAWSNWRRTGIPALVPTKDPNREEANEIPRRLRYWESEAGSNPANYKTAVDRMGGDKFMTKMWWDGGN
- a CDS encoding VCBS repeat-containing protein translates to MIISFKWLSCCIVFILYFSSSIFHHIEGQKSFTTLTPAQSGIIFENTLPETPDANIITYEYFYNGGGVAAGDFNNDGLGDLYFTANLAENKLFLNLGNFKFKDITKSSGAGGKRGWKTGVSVADVNGDGFLDIYVCYSGDVDPQHRHNQLFINNGNLTFTDKSAQMGVNDSGHTTHAAFFDMDRDGDLDLYVLNHNIKNLRNFDAAFVKKMVDPDAGDRLYENVNGKFVNITQKAGIISNPLGYGLGVNIADINNDGWPDIYVTNDYVEEDYLYLNNQNSTFKECLKEQISHISNFSMGVDIADINNDGWQDIFTLDMLPEDNIRQKLLYAPDNYELYNNMVQNGFHHQLMRNMLQINNGNGTFSEVGQVAGISNTDWSWSALFADFNNDGLKDLYVTNGYGRDMINRDFMKFYASERLKHLQGKTDTKMFKMLQTIRSTPLRNYIYENTGNYTFKDRSVDWGFEKPDFSHGAIYADLDNDGDLDIVDNKMNAPAGVYRNNCIEQKKGNQFLKIALIASDKNSQAIGARVTIFTPSGILMQENYPVHGFQSSMAVPLHFGLKSDNIDSISVRWPDGNVQSLYDLKGQINTTIVIKKISGRVEKIGQKNMDPIFITDDTAIPYIHGELAKNDFKVQPLMPDMISYNGPKMAIGDTNKDNLQDIYFCGSSGKAGVMMTQKGDGTFAAISQPDFNTDARYEDTDAVFFDADGDGDLDLYVVSGGFYGGASDELLQDRFYLNAGGTFFAKPSRVPKENHSGSVAIPMDFDGDGDLDIFVGGRVVPGKFPLSPGSLLLVNDGKGNFTDGTQQYAPAFKELGMVTDAKWEDINKDGKKELIVSGDWMRLEVFSVANNTFKKVTEQYFDKSYYGWWKTIALADIDKDGDLDIIAGNWGSNAQFKPSDKEPMELYYDDFDKNGYLDPILSYYIQSKSHPMASRDEMTDQIVGLRQRFVTYDAYSKASLEDIFSKEQIEKSPKLTANHMSTSLFLNDGGNFRYTRLPVEANFSPVYSIVSEDFNGDGHIDVLLAGNVEQTRIKIGRTDANMGCLLVGDSKGNFKYIPQLQSGLSIKGCVRSLEVMTDGKKEKFIVSGINSGKALKITWKK
- a CDS encoding vanadium-dependent haloperoxidase: MKTTHLRFIISIIAYLNISLVFCQTKKIKPAVEYVTTLKNITNVMVNDVTSPVAAARYYGYITLTAYEVLSVSNALDYPSMSTVLKFPEIKISDAVDIKKIDPAMAVNLAILKAAEKLLPSGPTLSGQISQYIENYHVPTGKSETGKHSVALAGEVADHIVRWARTDGFQQLNNLERYTPKSDPGNWKPTAPAFMAPIEPQWRTIRPFLMDSAQQFKPKLPAPYSTEKNSSFYQQMLETYEVGNRADKKEQEIAMFWDCNPFAVQQIGHVEFGIKKISPGGHWIGITGIASKKKNMDLGQTVLTHAIIGITMHDAFIACWDEKYRSDRVRPETAINLLLDPRWRPLLQTPPFPEYVSGHSVVSSASAQVLTAIFGPKLSFTDDTEIEFGLSKRKFRSFIQAAEEASISRLYGGIHYRDGIDQGVWQGKEVGKLSISKLKKYYQLISRQKQ